One window of Paralichthys olivaceus isolate ysfri-2021 chromosome 20, ASM2471397v2, whole genome shotgun sequence genomic DNA carries:
- the LOC109631821 gene encoding heat shock factor-binding protein 1-like protein 1, protein MNEEDKVLQRSTMSKTECKDMTQTMEETMQRLQGQFQSISEQLESKLNEMGTRINDLEKNVSDLMTQAGMEEQADSK, encoded by the exons ATGAATGAAGAAGATAAAGTGCTGCAAAGATCCACGATGTCGAAGACAGAGTGTAAAGACATGACACAGacg ATGGAGGAAACGATGCAGCGACTTCAAGGACAATTTCAGAGCATCTCCGAACAGCTGGAGTCCAAAC TAAATGAAATGGGAACCCGCATCAATGACCTCGAGAAGAACGTCTCAGACCTGATGACACAGGCTGgtatggaggagcaggcagatTCAAAGTGA